Proteins co-encoded in one Nitratireductor kimnyeongensis genomic window:
- a CDS encoding GMC family oxidoreductase, whose protein sequence is MTDTFDYIVVGAGTAGCLLANRLSADPTVSVLLLEAGGKDNYAWVHIPVGYLYCISNPRTDWCFTTEDEPGLGGRSLAYPRGKVLGGCSSINGMIYMRGQARDYDRWRQMGCTGWAWDDVLPFFKKPEDYYRGADDMHGVGGEWRVEEARVRWDILDAFQDAAEALGIPKVDDFNRGDNEGSSYFRVNQRGGIRWNASKAFLKPVRHRHNLRVETGAHVRRLVVEDGRVTGVAYEQNGEVREAHCRAEVVLSAGAIGSPHILELSGIGRGDVLQTAGVPVVFEQNSVGENLQDHLQLRCAYKVSGIRTLNEQASRLMGKAAIALEYLLKRSGPMSMAPSQLGLFTRSDETRETANLQYHVQPLTLDKFGDPVHPFPAFTASVCNLRPDSRGSVHLTSGDFRTQPAIRPNYLSTESDRQVAADAIRLTRRIVAQPALQRYRPEEFKPGPDYNSEEELVEAAGQIGTTIFHPVGTCRMGSDEEAVVDPRLRMRGVAGLRIADASVMPAIVSGNTNSPTLMIAEKAASMILEDAR, encoded by the coding sequence ATGACGGACACGTTTGACTATATCGTCGTCGGCGCGGGGACGGCGGGATGCCTTCTGGCCAACCGCCTGTCTGCCGACCCGACGGTTTCGGTTCTGCTTCTGGAGGCAGGTGGCAAGGACAATTACGCCTGGGTGCATATCCCGGTCGGCTACCTCTACTGCATTTCCAACCCGCGTACGGACTGGTGTTTCACGACAGAGGACGAGCCGGGACTGGGCGGGCGCTCCCTCGCCTATCCGCGAGGAAAGGTTCTTGGCGGCTGCTCCTCCATCAATGGCATGATCTATATGCGCGGGCAGGCGCGCGATTACGACCGCTGGCGGCAGATGGGCTGCACGGGCTGGGCCTGGGATGATGTTCTGCCCTTCTTCAAGAAGCCGGAAGACTATTACCGGGGTGCTGACGACATGCATGGCGTCGGCGGCGAATGGCGCGTGGAAGAGGCGCGTGTGCGCTGGGACATTCTGGATGCGTTTCAGGATGCGGCCGAAGCGCTCGGCATCCCGAAGGTCGACGATTTCAACCGGGGAGACAATGAGGGCTCTTCCTATTTCCGCGTGAACCAGCGCGGCGGGATACGCTGGAATGCTTCCAAAGCCTTTCTGAAGCCGGTGCGGCACCGGCACAATCTGCGGGTTGAGACGGGCGCGCATGTGCGCAGGCTTGTGGTAGAGGATGGGCGTGTCACGGGCGTCGCCTATGAGCAGAACGGGGAGGTGCGTGAGGCGCATTGCCGGGCTGAGGTGGTTTTGTCGGCGGGCGCAATCGGCTCACCGCACATTCTCGAGCTTTCGGGCATCGGGCGTGGGGACGTGTTGCAGACGGCGGGTGTTCCCGTTGTCTTCGAGCAGAATTCTGTGGGTGAAAACCTGCAGGACCATCTGCAATTACGCTGCGCCTACAAGGTTTCGGGCATTCGCACGCTCAACGAGCAGGCAAGCCGGCTGATGGGCAAGGCGGCGATTGCGCTGGAATATCTTCTGAAACGGTCAGGGCCCATGTCCATGGCGCCAAGCCAGCTTGGCCTTTTCACCCGCTCCGATGAAACGCGCGAAACGGCCAATCTGCAATATCACGTGCAGCCGCTCACGCTCGACAAGTTCGGTGATCCGGTCCATCCGTTCCCGGCCTTTACGGCAAGCGTGTGCAATCTGCGGCCAGACAGTCGAGGCTCGGTGCATCTCACTTCAGGGGACTTTCGCACGCAGCCGGCCATCCGACCCAATTACCTGTCGACCGAGAGTGACCGCCAGGTCGCGGCAGACGCGATCCGGCTTACGCGCCGCATCGTCGCGCAGCCGGCCCTGCAGCGTTATCGGCCCGAAGAGTTCAAGCCGGGGCCTGATTACAATAGCGAGGAAGAACTGGTGGAGGCCGCGGGTCAGATCGGCACCACGATCTTCCATCCCGTTGGCACCTGCCGGATGGGCTCGGATGAAGAGGCGGTGGTGGATCCACGGCTTCGAATGCGCGGTGTGGCGGGGTTGCGGATTGCCGATGCATCGGTGATGCCTGCCATTGTTTCGGGCAACACCAATTCGCCGACCTTGATGATCGCGGAAAAGGCGGCCTCGATGATCCTTGAGGATGCGCGATAG
- a CDS encoding DUF2218 domain-containing protein yields the protein MMQSKAVVTTENASKYLQQLCKHFAHKVSVDFDTSRGKVGFPFGDCTMSADEAALTIECTAKTDEELARAQNVIDDHLTRFAWREKPEISWQA from the coding sequence ATGATGCAATCCAAGGCCGTTGTGACCACCGAGAACGCCTCGAAATATCTGCAGCAGCTTTGCAAACACTTCGCGCACAAGGTGAGCGTGGATTTCGACACATCGCGCGGCAAGGTGGGCTTCCCGTTCGGCGACTGCACCATGAGTGCCGATGAAGCAGCGCTCACCATTGAGTGCACCGCCAAGACCGACGAAGAACTCGCCCGCGCCCAAAACGTGATCGACGATCACCTGACGCGCTTTGCCTGGCGCGAGAAGCCGGAGATTTCCTGGCAGGCGTGA
- a CDS encoding ABC transporter ATP-binding protein, producing the protein MTNEQGRKPLLSVRDLHAWYGESHALHGVNIDVAEGETVTLLGRNGVGKTTTLRAIMGIIRKRKGTIDFAGRDLMNTPLHRTAHAGLGFVPEERGIFATLSVDENLVLPPVVSDGGMSIDEIFELFPNLKERRNSQGTKLSGGEQQMLAIARMLRTGVKLLLLDEPTEGLAPVIVERIGEVLATLKARGMTILLVEQNFRFASRVADRFYLMEHGQITASFPASELDQRMEELHEVIGV; encoded by the coding sequence CTGCATGCCTGGTACGGCGAAAGCCATGCGCTGCACGGCGTGAATATCGATGTGGCGGAGGGCGAAACGGTCACGCTGCTTGGCCGCAACGGTGTCGGCAAGACGACGACGCTGCGCGCGATCATGGGCATTATCCGCAAGCGCAAGGGCACGATCGACTTTGCCGGACGGGATTTGATGAACACGCCGCTGCATCGCACGGCGCATGCGGGGCTCGGCTTCGTGCCTGAGGAGCGCGGCATCTTTGCCACGCTCTCGGTGGACGAGAACCTGGTTCTGCCGCCCGTTGTCTCCGATGGCGGCATGAGCATCGATGAAATCTTCGAGCTGTTCCCCAATCTGAAGGAGCGCCGCAACAGCCAGGGCACGAAGCTTTCCGGCGGCGAACAACAGATGCTAGCCATTGCCCGGATGCTGCGCACCGGTGTGAAGTTGCTTCTGCTTGACGAACCCACCGAAGGGCTTGCGCCCGTGATCGTGGAGCGCATCGGCGAGGTTCTGGCAACGCTCAAGGCGCGCGGCATGACGATCCTGCTCGTTGAGCAGAATTTCCGTTTTGCCAGCCGCGTTGCCGACCGTTTCTACCTGATGGAACACGGCCAGATAACGGCGAGCTTCCCGGCATCCGAGCTGGATCAGCGCATGGAGGAATTGCACGAGGTGATTGGAGTTTGA
- a CDS encoding efflux RND transporter periplasmic adaptor subunit: MPLTTMKRVVLLSAMALALSACQEEDVAERPDPVVRVATVRLSPLAETRSYTGTIVPRTEVAEAFRVGGKVAERRVDVGDRVNAGDVLARLDPVDLNLQLEQQRAALTAARAGLTKAETDLERARKLFKRGHVTQAALDAQALAVDETRSRFEQAARAVALAENQMGYAELTASADGVVSAVGVEAGQVVSPGQMVVSVARLDEKEVEVSIPESRLSDLEGSSAEVSLWAGSGVYAAKVREIAPEANGTSRTYPVRFSVPEADESVRLGMTATVSLTKGDPSPVARIPMTAVLDDGRGPVVFVVDPPSNELKRRPVIVEAYQSRNAIIAEGLADGEKIVTLGVQKLQEGERVRLAEIQSASAD, translated from the coding sequence ATGCCGCTTACGACGATGAAACGGGTTGTTCTTCTGAGCGCGATGGCGCTTGCGCTGTCAGCCTGCCAGGAAGAGGACGTGGCCGAGCGTCCCGACCCCGTCGTGCGGGTTGCGACAGTGCGGCTTTCTCCGCTGGCCGAAACACGCAGCTACACGGGCACCATCGTGCCTCGCACGGAAGTGGCCGAGGCTTTTCGTGTTGGCGGCAAGGTGGCCGAGCGGCGTGTGGATGTGGGCGACCGCGTGAACGCCGGAGACGTTCTTGCGCGGCTCGACCCGGTGGATCTCAATCTGCAGCTGGAGCAACAGCGGGCAGCCCTCACGGCCGCGCGCGCAGGCCTTACAAAGGCTGAGACCGATCTCGAACGGGCGCGCAAACTCTTCAAACGCGGGCATGTCACCCAGGCAGCACTCGATGCACAGGCTTTGGCTGTCGACGAAACGCGTTCGCGCTTCGAACAGGCCGCGCGCGCAGTTGCACTTGCCGAAAACCAGATGGGTTATGCGGAATTGACGGCATCCGCCGACGGCGTGGTGAGTGCCGTTGGGGTGGAGGCAGGCCAGGTGGTTTCGCCCGGTCAGATGGTGGTGAGCGTGGCGCGGCTGGATGAAAAGGAAGTCGAGGTCTCGATCCCTGAAAGCCGGCTTTCTGACCTGGAAGGATCGAGCGCCGAAGTATCGCTCTGGGCCGGCAGCGGGGTTTATGCCGCGAAGGTGCGGGAGATCGCGCCGGAGGCCAACGGTACCAGCCGGACCTATCCGGTGCGCTTTTCCGTGCCGGAGGCGGACGAGAGCGTCCGGCTTGGCATGACGGCCACTGTTTCACTCACCAAAGGAGATCCGTCACCGGTCGCTCGCATACCGATGACGGCGGTTCTTGACGATGGCCGGGGCCCGGTCGTGTTCGTAGTCGATCCCCCCTCGAACGAACTCAAACGCCGGCCGGTCATCGTCGAGGCTTATCAGTCGCGCAATGCGATCATTGCCGAGGGCCTCGCGGATGGCGAGAAGATTGTCACGCTCGGCGTTCAGAAACTGCAGGAGGGCGAGCGCGTGAGGCTCGCCGAAATCCAGTCCGCCAGCGCCGACTGA
- a CDS encoding siderophore ABC transporter substrate-binding protein has protein sequence MILKLQSFAGRVLASAIVFAACLPGYANAQEITVKHAQGETVLADTPKTVLTFDLASLDTLDALGVEVAGVPNALIPDYLSEYQGDGYVKVGSLFEPDFEAVNAAKPDLIIVATRSSPQYEALSKIAPTIDLTTDPDNFLQGALENARKLGAIFNKEDKAAELIEELDSSVKALRETAKDAGKGLIVMTNGGKVSAYGPGSRFGWLHDDLGVVPAVDNVEAATHGEAVSFEFILKTNPDWLFVVDRDSAVGSDGQSAKQTLDNELVAATTAAKEGNIYYADAVRWYLVGGGMTALQAEVDAISKALNAAD, from the coding sequence ATGATCTTGAAATTACAGTCTTTCGCAGGGCGCGTTCTGGCGTCTGCCATTGTTTTCGCGGCCTGTTTGCCAGGCTATGCGAATGCGCAGGAGATCACTGTCAAACATGCTCAGGGCGAGACCGTTCTTGCGGATACGCCGAAAACCGTGCTGACGTTCGACCTTGCCTCACTGGACACGCTGGATGCGCTGGGCGTCGAGGTCGCCGGTGTGCCCAATGCCCTTATTCCCGACTACCTGTCCGAATATCAGGGTGATGGCTATGTGAAGGTGGGAAGTCTGTTTGAACCCGACTTCGAGGCCGTGAATGCAGCCAAGCCCGATCTGATCATCGTCGCGACACGCTCTTCACCGCAATATGAAGCGCTTTCCAAGATCGCACCCACCATCGACCTGACCACCGATCCTGACAATTTTCTCCAGGGAGCACTGGAGAATGCCCGCAAGCTGGGGGCGATCTTCAACAAGGAAGATAAGGCAGCCGAACTGATCGAAGAGCTCGACAGTTCCGTAAAGGCGCTGCGCGAGACTGCGAAGGATGCCGGCAAAGGCCTCATCGTGATGACCAATGGCGGAAAGGTTTCGGCCTATGGACCGGGATCCCGCTTCGGCTGGCTGCATGACGATCTTGGCGTGGTGCCGGCCGTCGACAATGTCGAGGCAGCAACACATGGCGAGGCGGTTTCGTTCGAGTTCATTCTCAAGACCAATCCTGACTGGCTGTTTGTGGTTGACCGCGATTCTGCGGTGGGCAGTGACGGGCAGTCCGCCAAACAGACCCTCGACAATGAACTCGTTGCCGCGACCACAGCCGCGAAGGAAGGCAATATCTATTATGCCGACGCGGTTCGCTGGTATCTCGTTGGCGGCGGCATGACTGCCCTCCAGGCGGAAGTCGATGCGATTAGCAAGGCGCTGAACGCAGCCGACTGA
- a CDS encoding branched-chain amino acid ABC transporter permease: MTMIFGIPIQAFLGQLLVGLINGSFYAMLSLGLAIIFGLLRVINFAHGAQYMLGAFIGYLLLAHLGIGYWPALILVPLLVGLSGMAIEKVALSRLYNVDPLYGLLFTFGLALVLEGAFRYLYGVSGQSYTPPPQLSGGTNLGFMFLPNYRGWVVVASLIICIGTWLLIEKTKLGAYLRAATENPTLVQAFGVNVPLLLTLTYGIGSALAGLAGIMAAPVYQVSPLMGSNLIIVVFAVVVVGGMGSILGAIVTGYMLGLAEGLTKVFYPEASNIVIFVIMAIVLLVRPAGLFGKDA, encoded by the coding sequence ATGACCATGATCTTCGGAATCCCGATCCAGGCCTTTCTCGGCCAATTGCTGGTCGGTCTCATCAATGGCTCGTTCTACGCGATGCTGAGCCTCGGGCTCGCCATCATCTTCGGCCTCTTGCGGGTGATCAATTTTGCCCATGGCGCGCAATACATGCTGGGCGCCTTCATCGGCTACCTGCTTCTGGCGCATCTGGGCATCGGCTATTGGCCGGCGCTGATCCTCGTGCCTCTGCTGGTGGGGCTGAGCGGCATGGCGATCGAGAAGGTTGCGCTGTCGCGGCTCTACAATGTGGATCCGCTTTATGGTCTGCTGTTCACCTTCGGGCTGGCGCTGGTTCTCGAAGGGGCGTTCCGCTATCTCTATGGCGTTTCGGGGCAATCCTACACACCGCCGCCGCAGCTTTCCGGCGGCACCAATCTGGGCTTCATGTTCCTGCCGAACTATCGCGGCTGGGTGGTGGTGGCGTCGCTCATCATCTGCATCGGCACATGGCTCCTGATCGAGAAGACAAAGCTTGGCGCCTATCTGCGTGCGGCAACGGAAAACCCGACGCTGGTGCAGGCCTTCGGCGTGAACGTTCCGCTGCTTTTGACCTTGACCTATGGCATCGGATCCGCCCTTGCCGGCCTTGCCGGCATCATGGCCGCGCCCGTCTATCAGGTGAGCCCGCTGATGGGGTCGAACCTTATCATCGTCGTGTTTGCCGTTGTGGTGGTGGGCGGCATGGGGTCGATCCTCGGCGCCATCGTCACCGGCTACATGCTCGGCCTGGCCGAAGGGCTGACCAAGGTGTTTTACCCGGAAGCCTCCAACATCGTGATCTTCGTGATCATGGCGATCGTGCTTCTGGTGCGGCCGGCCGGCCTGTTCGGGAAGGATGCGTGA
- a CDS encoding branched-chain amino acid ABC transporter permease, with amino-acid sequence MADMTTTGIGRQTRARTEWLLVGLGIAALVAAPFFLYPVFLMKMLCFALFAAAFNLLLGYTGLLSFGHAAFFGGAAYFTAHAVKEWGWTPEFGVLLGVFGAAVLGLIIGFFAIRRQGIYFAMITLALSQMFYFFCVQAPFTMGEDGIQGVPRGHLFGFIDLSVPLNMYFFVLGGFLIGVFAVWRIVHSPFGMILKSIRENENRATSLGYSVARYKLAAFVMSATLAGLAGAMKALVFQFATLTDVTWQMSGEVILMTLLGGIGTMLGPIVGAGLVVTLQNYLATSEFPVTVITGAIFMICVLLFRRGIVGEILARFSRGEGEAR; translated from the coding sequence ATGGCGGACATGACAACAACCGGCATCGGCCGGCAGACCCGCGCCCGAACCGAATGGCTTCTCGTGGGATTGGGTATTGCTGCGCTGGTCGCAGCACCCTTCTTTCTCTATCCCGTCTTCCTGATGAAGATGCTGTGCTTCGCGCTCTTCGCGGCGGCGTTCAACCTTTTGCTCGGCTATACCGGTCTGCTCTCTTTCGGCCATGCGGCCTTTTTCGGCGGGGCGGCCTATTTCACTGCCCATGCGGTGAAGGAATGGGGCTGGACGCCGGAATTCGGGGTTCTTCTGGGGGTGTTCGGTGCGGCGGTGCTGGGGCTGATCATCGGCTTTTTCGCCATCCGTCGGCAGGGCATCTATTTTGCCATGATCACGCTGGCGCTGTCGCAGATGTTCTATTTCTTCTGCGTGCAGGCACCCTTCACCATGGGTGAGGACGGCATTCAGGGCGTGCCGCGCGGCCATCTCTTCGGCTTCATCGATTTGAGCGTGCCGCTCAACATGTATTTCTTCGTGCTGGGCGGCTTTCTGATCGGCGTCTTCGCCGTCTGGCGCATTGTCCATTCGCCCTTCGGGATGATCCTGAAATCGATCCGCGAGAACGAAAACCGCGCGACCTCGCTCGGCTACAGCGTTGCCCGCTACAAGCTCGCCGCTTTCGTGATGTCGGCGACCTTGGCGGGGCTGGCAGGCGCGATGAAGGCGCTGGTGTTCCAGTTCGCAACGCTAACGGACGTGACCTGGCAGATGTCGGGCGAGGTGATCCTGATGACGCTTCTGGGCGGGATCGGCACCATGCTCGGGCCGATTGTCGGTGCCGGTCTGGTGGTGACGCTTCAAAACTATCTTGCCACGTCGGAATTTCCGGTGACGGTGATCACCGGCGCGATCTTCATGATCTGCGTGCTCCTGTTCCGTCGCGGCATTGTCGGTGAAATCCTCGCGCGGTTCTCGCGCGGGGAGGGCGAGGCCCGCTGA
- a CDS encoding TetR/AcrR family transcriptional regulator: MMTLIARQRTDPEETRCRILEVAENFFRSIGYQKTSVADIASELGMSPANIYRFFPSKGAINECICGRIVKEVAEIAFAIARSSDPAPEKLTRLLTAIHEHNKATLIKEKRAHEMVAVAMQENWSTIKAHLEQMTTIIEGVIREGVAAGDFDVDDPAEAARSVKAAFVPFLHPLMIEHCLRFHDDTEERLREQLRFILRGLGKRS; this comes from the coding sequence ATGATGACGTTAATTGCTCGCCAGCGCACTGATCCCGAAGAAACCCGCTGCCGCATTCTGGAAGTGGCGGAGAACTTTTTCCGCAGCATCGGGTATCAGAAGACGTCCGTCGCGGACATCGCGTCGGAGCTGGGAATGAGTCCGGCCAATATCTACCGGTTTTTCCCATCCAAGGGCGCGATCAACGAGTGTATATGCGGGCGGATCGTCAAGGAAGTCGCCGAAATCGCGTTCGCGATCGCGCGGTCCAGCGATCCTGCTCCGGAGAAGCTGACGCGCCTTCTGACCGCCATTCACGAGCACAACAAGGCCACGTTGATCAAGGAAAAGCGGGCGCATGAGATGGTTGCGGTGGCGATGCAGGAGAACTGGTCGACCATAAAGGCGCATCTGGAGCAGATGACCACGATCATCGAGGGCGTGATCCGGGAGGGTGTTGCGGCAGGCGATTTCGATGTCGATGACCCGGCAGAGGCCGCCCGCAGCGTCAAAGCCGCGTTCGTGCCGTTTCTGCATCCGCTCATGATCGAGCATTGCCTTCGCTTCCACGACGATACCGAAGAACGGCTGCGCGAGCAGTTGCGCTTTATCCTGAGAGGACTGGGCAAACGCAGCTAG
- a CDS encoding efflux RND transporter permease subunit, whose translation MQRFNLSQWAVTHQTLVLFLIIVLSLGGAYSYARLGRAEDPSFTIKVMVVNAIWPGATAEEVQRQVADPIEKTLQEVPYFDKVRTYSKPGSTFMQVQLEDTTPPGEVEELWYQIRKRVGDIRASLPEGVIGPFFNDEFGDVDSALYMLSGEGATMRDLKDAAEDIRQRLLRVPDVEKVRFYGDQDERIFVEFSHSKLATLGIDPQVIFNSIAAQNAVTPSGEIETASDRVFLRVEGALKGVEAVASVPVAVNGTVFRLGDIADVRRGYEDPPSFTARHQGEQALAIGVVMAEGANILTLGENLDQAMNGIRADLPVGLELDMIANQPEVVQDSVGEFIKVFLEALAVVLAVSFLSLGWRTGIVVALAVPLVLAIVMIVLDILGMSLERITLGALIIALGLMVDDAIIAVEMMVVKMEQGYDRLKAATFAWTSTAFPMLTGTLVTAAGFLPVGFAQSTAGEYAGGIFWVVGIALVASWFVAVIFTPYIGVKLLPDFHKHGAAVAEGGQHHDIYDTRLYNGLRRIVEWCVSWRWVVIAAVVGLFAVSIYAFGFVQQQFFPTSPRPELMVEIRLPEGAPIKATEASALVMEAVVAADDEVLTYSTYTGAGAPRWFLASNPELPKPNYAIIVMYTEDAAARDRVKERLQTYIDEGGLPEARVRVTELVFGPPVGFPVQFRVIGPDPLEVRRIAYEVRDVMAQNPNALDPNLDWNEQAKSIRLEVDQDRARALGLTPQDVGRTLQTLLSGLTVTSVRDGIEQVDVVARAVESERLDIAHLGDLTIATRGGAPVPLSQVAKVVYGHEEPILWRQNRDMLITVRADVPAGVQPPDVSSQIWPTLQPLMENLPVGYRIEMGGSIEESAKANAALFDVFPVMVLAMLTILMIQLQSFSRLALVFATAPLGLIGAAFGLLIFNQPFGFVALLGLIALAGMIMRNTVILVDQIKADLEDGLPEWTAIIEATVRRTRPVVLTALAAILAMVPLSSNVFWGPMAFAIMGGLTAATVLTILFVPALYAAFYRVRRPGEEQRSDAGDSLQNNEKLALPQAAE comes from the coding sequence ATGCAGCGCTTCAACCTTTCGCAGTGGGCCGTCACTCACCAGACGCTCGTCCTGTTCCTGATCATCGTTCTCTCTTTGGGCGGGGCCTATTCCTATGCGCGGCTTGGCCGTGCAGAGGATCCGAGCTTTACGATCAAGGTCATGGTGGTGAACGCCATCTGGCCGGGCGCGACGGCCGAAGAGGTGCAGCGGCAGGTCGCCGACCCGATCGAGAAAACGCTGCAGGAAGTGCCGTATTTCGACAAGGTGCGCACCTATTCCAAACCCGGCTCCACCTTCATGCAGGTGCAGCTTGAGGATACGACGCCGCCGGGCGAGGTGGAAGAGCTTTGGTACCAGATCCGCAAGCGCGTCGGTGACATTCGCGCCTCCCTGCCGGAGGGCGTGATCGGTCCATTCTTCAACGACGAATTCGGCGATGTGGACAGCGCGCTCTACATGCTGAGCGGCGAAGGCGCGACAATGCGCGACCTCAAGGATGCGGCCGAAGACATCCGCCAGCGGCTTCTGCGGGTGCCGGATGTAGAGAAGGTTCGGTTCTACGGCGATCAGGATGAGCGCATCTTTGTCGAGTTTTCCCATTCCAAGCTTGCCACGCTGGGCATCGACCCGCAGGTCATCTTCAACTCCATCGCGGCACAGAACGCGGTGACGCCTTCGGGCGAGATCGAGACGGCGTCCGACCGGGTGTTCCTGCGGGTGGAAGGCGCACTGAAGGGCGTGGAGGCCGTGGCCTCGGTGCCTGTGGCAGTGAACGGGACGGTCTTCCGCCTCGGCGACATAGCAGATGTGCGGCGCGGCTATGAAGACCCGCCGAGCTTTACCGCGCGGCATCAGGGAGAGCAGGCGCTCGCCATCGGTGTGGTCATGGCCGAGGGCGCGAACATTCTCACACTGGGCGAAAATCTCGATCAGGCAATGAACGGGATCAGGGCCGATCTTCCGGTCGGTCTGGAACTGGACATGATCGCCAACCAGCCGGAAGTGGTGCAGGATTCGGTCGGCGAGTTCATCAAGGTGTTTCTGGAAGCGCTGGCCGTGGTGCTGGCGGTGAGTTTCCTTTCGCTCGGCTGGCGCACGGGCATCGTTGTCGCGCTGGCGGTACCGCTGGTGCTCGCCATTGTCATGATCGTGCTCGACATTCTGGGCATGAGCCTCGAGCGCATCACGCTCGGCGCGCTCATCATCGCGCTCGGGCTCATGGTGGATGATGCAATCATCGCCGTCGAGATGATGGTGGTGAAGATGGAGCAGGGCTATGACCGGCTTAAGGCTGCAACCTTTGCCTGGACCTCGACGGCCTTTCCCATGCTGACGGGAACGCTGGTGACGGCGGCGGGCTTTCTACCGGTCGGCTTTGCCCAGTCGACGGCGGGCGAATATGCCGGCGGCATCTTCTGGGTGGTCGGTATTGCGCTGGTGGCCTCGTGGTTCGTGGCGGTGATCTTCACGCCCTATATCGGCGTCAAGCTTTTGCCCGACTTTCACAAACACGGCGCTGCCGTGGCCGAGGGCGGACAACACCACGACATCTACGACACGCGGCTCTACAACGGGCTTCGCCGGATCGTTGAATGGTGCGTCTCCTGGCGCTGGGTGGTCATCGCGGCCGTGGTCGGGCTCTTTGCGGTCTCCATCTATGCTTTCGGCTTCGTGCAGCAGCAATTCTTCCCGACCTCGCCCCGCCCCGAACTGATGGTTGAAATCCGTCTGCCGGAGGGGGCACCGATCAAGGCCACCGAAGCGTCTGCCCTTGTCATGGAAGCGGTGGTTGCCGCTGACGATGAGGTCCTGACCTATTCCACCTATACAGGTGCTGGTGCGCCGCGCTGGTTCCTCGCATCCAACCCGGAATTGCCGAAGCCGAATTACGCGATCATCGTGATGTACACGGAAGATGCAGCGGCTCGCGACCGGGTCAAGGAACGGCTGCAGACCTATATCGACGAGGGCGGCCTGCCTGAAGCGCGCGTGCGGGTCACGGAGCTCGTGTTCGGACCGCCCGTGGGCTTTCCCGTCCAGTTCCGTGTCATTGGCCCGGACCCGCTGGAGGTGCGCCGCATCGCTTATGAGGTGCGTGATGTGATGGCGCAAAACCCCAATGCGCTTGATCCGAACCTCGACTGGAACGAACAGGCAAAATCCATCCGGCTTGAGGTCGATCAGGACCGCGCGCGGGCGCTCGGCCTGACACCGCAGGATGTTGGCCGCACGCTGCAGACCCTGCTTTCGGGCCTGACGGTGACCTCAGTTCGCGATGGCATAGAGCAGGTGGATGTGGTGGCGCGCGCGGTGGAGAGCGAAAGGCTCGACATCGCGCATCTGGGCGACCTGACGATCGCGACGCGCGGCGGTGCGCCGGTGCCGCTCTCGCAGGTGGCCAAGGTGGTCTATGGGCATGAAGAGCCGATCCTGTGGCGGCAGAACCGGGACATGCTGATCACGGTGCGGGCCGATGTCCCCGCGGGCGTACAGCCACCGGATGTTTCCTCGCAGATCTGGCCGACACTTCAGCCGCTGATGGAAAACCTGCCGGTGGGCTATCGCATCGAAATGGGCGGTTCCATTGAGGAGAGCGCAAAGGCCAATGCAGCCCTGTTCGATGTGTTCCCGGTCATGGTGCTCGCCATGCTCACGATCTTGATGATCCAGCTGCAGAGCTTTTCGCGGCTGGCGCTCGTCTTTGCCACCGCGCCGCTCGGTCTCATCGGTGCTGCTTTCGGGCTTTTGATCTTCAACCAGCCCTTCGGCTTCGTGGCCCTGCTCGGGTTGATCGCGCTTGCCGGCATGATTATGCGCAACACGGTGATCCTGGTGGATCAGATCAAGGCCGACCTTGAAGACGGATTGCCCGAATGGACGGCGATCATCGAGGCGACGGTGCGCCGCACACGGCCCGTGGTTCTGACCGCACTTGCCGCCATTCTGGCCATGGTGCCGCTTTCAAGCAATGTGTTCTGGGGGCCGATGGCCTTCGCCATTATGGGCGGCCTCACCGCAGCGACGGTGCTGACCATTCTGTTCGTGCCTGCACTCTATGCCGCGTTCTACCGGGTTCGGCGCCCGGGCGAGGAGCAGCGGTCCGACGCTGGCGATTCGCTTCAGAACAATGAAAAACTCGCGCTGCCTCAGGCAGCCGAGTAA